Genomic window (Jatrophihabitans sp.):
CGATCGACATCGCCCCGGGCAGTCCGCGCAACGCCGGCAGCGGGTGCGAGGTCGAGCCCGCGTCGGCCACCGGCTCAGCACCCCAGTCGGTGGTGCGGCGGACTTCCTCGCGGGTGTACCAGCCGGCCTCGACAATCTCGTCGGCGTCGATCACCAGCCGCGGGTCCCCGGTCACCCGCGCGGTGTAACCGAGCATCAACGAGGCCGGAAAGGGATGCGGCTGGCTTGCCACATAGGCGACGTCGCACACCTGGATGCCGACCTCTTCACGGACCTCGCGGACGATCGCGGCCTCCGCCGACTCCCCCGCCTCGACGAATCCGGCCAGCACCGACATGCGCCCGGCCGGCCACTGCGGGCCCCGGGCCAGCACGCACCGGCCGGCGCCGTCGTGCACCAGCACGATCACCGCGGGATCGGTTCGCGGAAAGTGCTCGGAGGAGTCCACCGGGCAGGTCCTGCTCCAGCCCGCCTTGCTCACCTCGGTCACCGCGCCGCAGCGCGCGCAGTGCCGGTGCGACTGGTGCCAGGCCTGCAGGGCCACCGCGATGGTGAGCAGCCCGACCTCGAGGTCGGTCAGCTCGGTGGCCAGCTCGCGCAGGCCCCGCCAGTCCGGGGCGGCGCCGTCCTGGTCGCCGAGCGTCGCGAGGTAGACCGTGCCGCCGGCAGCGCCGAGTAGCACCCGGACGCCGTCGGGCGCGGCCTCGGCGGGTGCGACGAACCGCAGCGCCCGGCCGCCGGAAAGCACCGGCGTGGTTCCGGTTCGCGAGAGCTGCAGCACCCGGCTGGCCGGGTCCTTCCAGACGGCCGCCAGCCAGTCCTCGTCGGTGCGGCGGTGGGCGATCCGGTCATGCGCCGAGCGCGCCAGGATCGGCACGTCCGGCACCGCCCAGGGATCGCGCGCCGGCCGGTCGGCACCCCGATCAGCGGTCAAGGACTACTCGACCTCCACGATGCCACTCAGCGGAGCTGTGATGGCGGCGGCGTCACCCACCGCGACACCGACCAGCTTGCGGGGAGGCAGGAACTCGGCGGCCACCTCGGCCACCTCGGCCACCGTGACACCGGCCAGCCGGGTCGGGTGGGTGGTCAGCCACTCCAGCTCGACGCCGGCGCCCAGCAGCGTGGCCGCGGTGGAGGCCAACCCGGCCTGGGTGGCGGTCGACAGCGCCAGGGTGCCGATGGCGTACTGGCGCACCGACTCCAGTTCGGCCTCGGTGACCGGCAGCGAGGCCATCCGGCCCAGCTCGTAGAAGGTCTCCAGCAGGGCGGGCGCGGTGACCTCGGTGGCGACGTCGGCGCTGATGGTGAAGGTGGAACGCAGCACCGAATGCTCCAGCGCGCTGCGCGGGGAGTAGGAGTAACCCTTGCTCTCCCGGATGTTCTCCACCCACCGGGACGAGAAGTAACCGCCGAAGATCAGGTTAGCCAGTTGCAGCGCCGGATAGCGCTGGTCCTGCCTGCCCAGCCCCGCGCCGCCGAACCGGAAGGCGGTCTGCACCGAGCCGGGGCGGTCCACGATCAGCAGCGGCCGCTCGGTGATCGGTGGCAGGGCCGGCGCCTTGGTGGCCGGGGCGCCGCCG
Coding sequences:
- the nudC gene encoding NAD(+) diphosphatase, encoding MTADRGADRPARDPWAVPDVPILARSAHDRIAHRRTDEDWLAAVWKDPASRVLQLSRTGTTPVLSGGRALRFVAPAEAAPDGVRVLLGAAGGTVYLATLGDQDGAAPDWRGLRELATELTDLEVGLLTIAVALQAWHQSHRHCARCGAVTEVSKAGWSRTCPVDSSEHFPRTDPAVIVLVHDGAGRCVLARGPQWPAGRMSVLAGFVEAGESAEAAIVREVREEVGIQVCDVAYVASQPHPFPASLMLGYTARVTGDPRLVIDADEIVEAGWYTREEVRRTTDWGAEPVADAGSTSHPLPALRGLPGAMSIARQLINAWLLAED